In one Achromobacter spanius genomic region, the following are encoded:
- a CDS encoding hybrid sensor histidine kinase/response regulator codes for MNPDEMRDASLLELFQLETRTQVQVLNNGLLALEHDPTSAAQLEACMRAAHSLKGAARIVDLHPAVRIAHAMEDCLVAAQEGRLRLQADDIDALLLGTDLLQRVATPGAELGGEIDDLVVRLSNACAAPKAPATPAVSASAFALARPPRPSDFLPPIVRIEDTPTPTSAPTPTSPAPPTARRSSDQGIFEGERVLRVTADTLNKLLGLSSETLVESHWVGPFGASMLRLRRLQAGAAQALDGVRGALAGQYVDARVQAALDDAQRIVEQCQQELTQRTNEVDEFGWRMSHLAQRLYDTALACRMRPFADGVGGMPRMVRDLGRSLGKQVRLEIEGDTTQVDRDILEKLDAPLMHLLRNAVDHGIEMPMDRLDAGKPPEGLIKLSARHSAGMLVVELSDDGAGISLDRLRGEVVQRKLTTADTAARLSEAELLEFLFLSGFSTRGEVTEISGRGVGLDVVQTMVRQLRGAVRIHQTSGQGTRFVLEMPLSLSVVRSLLVEVQGAIYAFPLAYVSHALQVRREDIEQLEGHQHFRFMDRQVGLVSARQILRGGEPAPATESVAVVVVGDHDKRYGIAVDRYVGERTLVVQPLDPRLGKVQDVMAGALMDDGTPLLILDVEDMLLSVQKLIEAGRLTRVDGAGQVAQTRRRKRVLVVDDSLTVRELERKLLVNRGFEVAVAVDGMDGWNMLRSEDFDLVVTDVDMPRMDGIELVSRIKADAKLQGVPVMVVSYKDREEDRRRGLDAGADYYLAKGSFHDDALLDAVEDLIGKALT; via the coding sequence GTGAACCCCGACGAAATGCGCGACGCCTCTTTGCTAGAGCTGTTCCAGCTTGAAACCCGCACGCAGGTGCAGGTGCTGAACAACGGCCTGCTGGCGCTGGAGCACGACCCCACCTCGGCGGCCCAGCTTGAAGCCTGCATGCGCGCGGCGCATTCGCTCAAGGGGGCGGCCCGTATTGTGGATCTGCACCCCGCCGTGCGTATTGCGCACGCCATGGAAGACTGCCTGGTGGCCGCGCAGGAAGGGCGGCTGCGCTTGCAGGCGGACGATATCGACGCCTTGCTGCTGGGTACCGACCTGCTGCAGCGGGTGGCGACGCCCGGCGCGGAACTGGGCGGCGAGATCGATGACCTGGTGGTGCGCCTGAGCAATGCGTGCGCGGCACCCAAGGCACCCGCCACGCCCGCCGTGTCCGCATCAGCCTTTGCGCTGGCGCGACCGCCCAGGCCGTCGGACTTCCTGCCGCCCATCGTGCGCATCGAGGATACGCCGACGCCGACCTCGGCGCCCACCCCCACATCTCCCGCTCCGCCGACCGCACGCCGCAGTTCCGATCAAGGCATCTTCGAAGGCGAGCGCGTGTTGCGCGTCACCGCCGACACGCTGAACAAATTGCTGGGCCTGTCCAGCGAGACGCTGGTGGAGTCGCACTGGGTTGGCCCCTTCGGCGCGTCCATGCTGCGCTTGCGGCGTTTGCAGGCGGGCGCTGCGCAGGCACTGGATGGCGTGCGCGGCGCGCTGGCGGGCCAGTATGTGGACGCGCGCGTGCAGGCAGCGCTGGACGACGCCCAGCGCATCGTCGAGCAATGCCAGCAGGAACTGACCCAGCGCACCAATGAAGTGGATGAGTTTGGCTGGCGCATGAGCCATCTGGCCCAACGCCTGTACGACACCGCGCTGGCTTGCCGCATGCGACCGTTTGCCGACGGCGTGGGCGGCATGCCGCGCATGGTGCGCGACCTGGGCCGATCGCTGGGCAAGCAGGTGCGGCTGGAAATCGAGGGCGACACCACGCAAGTGGACCGCGACATTCTGGAAAAGCTGGACGCGCCGCTGATGCATCTGCTGCGCAACGCGGTGGACCACGGCATTGAAATGCCGATGGATCGGCTAGACGCCGGCAAGCCCCCGGAAGGCCTGATCAAGCTGTCGGCGCGGCATTCCGCCGGCATGCTGGTGGTGGAACTGAGCGACGACGGCGCGGGCATTTCCTTGGACCGGTTGCGCGGGGAAGTCGTGCAGCGCAAGCTGACCACGGCTGACACGGCAGCGCGCCTGAGCGAAGCCGAGCTGCTGGAATTCCTGTTCCTGTCCGGCTTCAGCACGCGCGGCGAAGTGACCGAGATATCCGGGCGCGGGGTGGGCCTGGACGTGGTGCAGACCATGGTGCGCCAGTTGCGCGGCGCGGTGCGCATTCATCAGACCAGCGGGCAGGGCACGCGCTTCGTGCTGGAAATGCCCTTGTCGCTGTCGGTGGTGCGCAGCTTGTTGGTTGAGGTGCAGGGCGCCATCTATGCGTTCCCGCTGGCCTACGTCAGCCATGCCTTGCAGGTGCGCAGGGAAGACATTGAACAGTTGGAAGGCCACCAGCACTTTCGGTTCATGGACCGGCAGGTGGGCCTGGTGTCGGCGCGGCAGATCCTGCGAGGCGGCGAGCCCGCGCCCGCGACGGAATCCGTGGCGGTGGTGGTGGTGGGCGATCACGACAAGCGCTACGGCATCGCCGTGGACCGCTACGTGGGCGAGCGCACGCTGGTGGTGCAGCCGCTGGACCCCCGGCTGGGCAAGGTGCAGGACGTGATGGCGGGCGCCTTGATGGACGACGGCACGCCGCTGTTGATTCTGGACGTGGAAGACATGCTGCTGTCGGTGCAGAAGCTGATCGAAGCCGGCCGCCTGACGCGGGTGGACGGCGCGGGCCAGGTTGCCCAGACGCGCCGCCGCAAGCGCGTGCTGGTGGTGGACGATTCCCTGACCGTGCGCGAACTGGAACGCAAGCTGCTGGTGAACCGGGGCTTTGAGGTGGCCGTGGCGGTCGACGGCATGGATGGCTGGAACATGCTGCGCAGCGAGGATTTTGATTTGGTCGTGACCGATGTGGACATGCCGCGCATGGACGGCATCGAACTGGTGTCGCGCATCAAGGCCGACGCCAAGCTGCAAGGCGTGCCGGTGATGGTGGTGTCGTACAAAGATCGCGAGGAAGACCGGCGGCGCGGGCTGGACGCCGGCGCTGACTACTATTTGGCCAAGGGAAGTTTCCATGACGACGCGTTGCTGGACGCCGTCGAAGACCTGATCGGGAAGGCACTGACGTGA
- a CDS encoding chemotaxis protein CheW: protein MIESPARLSDVDDCWNRIGIRGDKSCEQLPAHVHCRNCPVYAAAAKRILDRLPPQLDSSDSDIAQIRQDVRLSSLLVFRVGGEWLALPTRALDEVAASRQILALPHRRDPAVLGVTNVRGTLTVCVSVARLLGLHGASDDTRDRPGAARMLIFGGAGRAVVLPVDEVEGIHAVNLDQLEPLPSTVEGASLKYSRGVAQCGGRSVGVLDETLLMQALERSLA from the coding sequence GTGATTGAGTCCCCCGCGCGCTTGTCCGACGTTGACGACTGCTGGAACCGCATCGGTATCCGCGGCGACAAAAGCTGCGAGCAATTGCCCGCGCACGTGCATTGCCGCAACTGCCCGGTCTATGCGGCCGCCGCCAAACGCATTCTGGACCGGCTGCCGCCACAGCTGGATTCGTCTGACAGCGATATTGCCCAGATCCGGCAAGATGTTCGCTTGTCTTCGCTGCTGGTGTTTCGCGTCGGCGGCGAATGGCTGGCGCTGCCGACACGGGCGTTGGACGAAGTGGCCGCCAGCCGCCAGATTCTGGCGCTGCCGCATCGCCGCGACCCGGCGGTGCTGGGCGTGACCAATGTGCGCGGCACCTTGACCGTATGTGTGTCGGTGGCGCGTCTGCTGGGCTTGCACGGCGCGTCGGACGACACGCGCGACCGCCCCGGCGCGGCGCGCATGCTGATATTCGGTGGCGCGGGCCGGGCCGTGGTGCTGCCCGTGGACGAGGTTGAAGGTATCCATGCCGTCAACCTGGACCAACTGGAACCGCTGCCGTCCACCGTAGAGGGCGCCAGCCTGAAGTATTCGCGCGGCGTGGCGCAGTGCGGCGGCCGCAGCGTGGGCGTGCTGGACGAAACCCTGCTGATGCAAGCTTTGGAACGGAGCCTGGCGTGA
- a CDS encoding CheR family methyltransferase yields the protein MMLIDEFSALLKRKMGLDSGSIGKAAVERAVRHRMNAVGVADEHDFLRRLHMAADEMQQLIEAVIVPETWFFRYPESQTAMAGLARERLFAPGVPDSRVLRILSVPCASGEEPYSIAMALLDAGVPAARFQVDAVDISERMVQFAQRAVYGRNAFRGGDLAYRDRHFVETAEGHQLNPQVRERVRFQHGNLFDGDLLAGAAPYDFVFCRNLLIYFDGPTQERAVQVLRRFARDDGLVFVGPAETSLLTQRRLPALPIARAFAFRAQPLPPPPEPPMRAWGTAGSMGANGAAPIVHAWSPPRRPVAQAPAARLPLAHAAIAPAPGHGDHSAARGDCAMPTGSTSATASLRQIAQMADRGRVQDALAQCRAHIDLHGVSADALHLLGLLQDAAGDASQAQASYRKALYLDPTHREALLHLAALIASSGDIEGARRLQARAARQEARRD from the coding sequence ATGATGCTGATCGATGAGTTCAGCGCCTTGCTCAAGCGCAAGATGGGGCTGGACAGCGGCTCCATCGGCAAGGCCGCCGTTGAACGCGCCGTGCGCCACCGCATGAACGCCGTGGGCGTGGCGGACGAACACGACTTTCTGCGTCGGCTGCACATGGCGGCCGACGAGATGCAGCAGCTGATCGAAGCCGTGATCGTGCCCGAGACCTGGTTCTTTCGGTATCCGGAATCGCAAACGGCCATGGCCGGCCTGGCGCGTGAACGCTTGTTCGCGCCCGGGGTGCCGGACAGCCGGGTGCTGCGGATATTGAGCGTGCCGTGCGCCAGCGGCGAAGAGCCGTACTCCATCGCCATGGCCTTGCTGGATGCGGGCGTGCCGGCCGCGCGTTTTCAGGTGGACGCCGTGGACATCAGCGAGCGCATGGTGCAGTTCGCGCAGCGTGCCGTGTATGGCCGCAACGCCTTTCGTGGCGGCGACCTGGCCTATCGCGACCGCCACTTTGTTGAAACGGCCGAGGGCCATCAACTGAACCCGCAGGTCCGCGAACGGGTCCGTTTTCAACACGGCAATCTGTTCGACGGCGACCTGCTGGCGGGCGCCGCACCCTATGACTTTGTGTTCTGCCGCAACTTGCTGATCTACTTTGACGGGCCGACCCAGGAACGTGCCGTGCAGGTGCTGCGTCGCTTTGCGCGCGACGACGGCCTGGTCTTTGTGGGGCCGGCGGAAACCAGCTTGTTGACGCAACGCCGCCTGCCCGCGCTGCCAATCGCGCGGGCATTTGCATTTCGCGCGCAGCCCTTGCCACCGCCACCCGAACCCCCCATGCGGGCCTGGGGCACAGCCGGGTCGATGGGGGCCAATGGGGCTGCCCCCATCGTGCATGCCTGGTCGCCGCCCCGGCGGCCCGTGGCGCAGGCGCCGGCAGCGCGCCTGCCCTTGGCGCATGCGGCCATTGCCCCTGCGCCTGGCCATGGCGACCACAGCGCGGCAAGGGGCGATTGCGCCATGCCCACGGGCAGCACCAGCGCCACGGCATCTCTGCGCCAGATTGCGCAGATGGCGGATCGCGGGCGCGTGCAGGATGCGCTGGCGCAATGCCGCGCGCACATAGACCTGCACGGCGTCAGCGCCGATGCGCTGCATCTGCTGGGCCTGCTGCAAGACGCGGCGGGCGACGCAAGCCAGGCGCAAGCGTCGTACCGCAAGGCGCTGTATCTGGACCCCACCCACCGCGAGGCGCTGCTGCATCTGGCCGCCTTGATTGCGTCCTCCGGTGACATCGAAGGCGCGCGCCGCCTGCAGGCGCGTGCCGCGCGACAGGAGGCACGACGTGATTGA